The nucleotide sequence ACCTGCGACCCCTTGACCCCCAGTCAAGTGCGCTACCAAGCTGCGCCACGTCCCGAGGCGTTGCCGCCGCGGTGAGCTGCGGTAACGCGCAGGGAGAGCTTAGCGCACGGGGGTGGGTGCGGCGGTCGGCACCTGCGGTGCGGCCGGGTCCGGCAGGGGGGCTGCGGCACGGCGGACGGGGACCAGCAGCGCGGCGAGGGCGGCGGCCAGACAGAGCACGGCGAGCAGGGTGAAGCCGTGTGTGTAGCCGGAGCCGTAGGGCAGGCCGGACGGCTGGAGGCGGCCCGTGACCAGGACCCCGGTGACGGCGGCGCCGATGGATCCGCCGATGGTGCGGATGTTGGCGTTCATACCGGTGGCGGCGCCGGTCTGGCCCGCGGGGACGCTGCCCACGATCAGGTTGGCCATCGAGGCGAAGGCGAGGCCGATGCCGAGGCCGAACACGCCGGCCACGAGGGCGACCTGCCACTGCTCGTCGTGCCAGAGGGCGAGGAAGCCCAGGGCGACGGCGCCGAGCGCGGCGCCGGCCGTGAGCAGCGCCTTGGCGCCCACCCGGGGTTCGAGGCGCCCGCTGAGCACCCCGGAGACGAACATGGCGAGCAGCATCGGCAGCATGAGGAGCCCGGAGGTGGTGACACTCGCGCCGAAGCCGTACCCGGCCGTCGACGGGGTCTGCACGAAGCCGGGCAGGAAGGACCAGATCGCGTACATGCCCGCGCCGAACAGGAGGGCGGCGAGGTTGGTGGTCCACACGGCGGGCAGGCGCATGATGCGCAGGTCGATCAGCGGGGTGCGGGAGCGGGCCTCGGTGCGCAGCCACAGCGCGAACAGGGCGACGGCCAGGGCGAACAGGCCGATCACCCGTGCGGAGCCCCAGCCCCAGCCGCCGGCCTGGCTGAGCGGGAGCAGCAGGGCGACCAGCCAGCCCGACAGGAGCACGGCGCCGAGCCAGCTGACCCTGCCCTCGGCGCGGTCGGGCGACTCGGGCACATAGCGCACGGCGATGAGCGTGGCGGCGGCGACGATGCCGACGGGGATCCAGAACAGCCAGCGGTAGTCGAGCGCGGAGACGATCGGTCCGGCGGCGACCATGCCGACGCCGCCGCCCGCGGCGATCACCGCGGACAGGTTGCTGATGCTGCCGGGCACCCGGGAGGGGGCGAACTCGTCCCGGATGATGCCGAAGGAGAGCGGGAACAGCGCGCCGCCGACGCCCTGGACCACCCGGGCGAGGATCAGCACGCCGATGTTCGGCGCGAGGGCGGCGAGGAGACAGCCGGCCAGGACGGCGAGGAGGACGCCGACGAGGGTGCGCTTCTTGCCGGCCAGGTCGCCGACCCGGCCGAGGATCGGCGTGAAGACGGAGGCGGACAGCAGGTACGCGGTCATCACCCAGGTCGCGGTGGACTGCGAGGTGTGCAGCGCGTGCTGCACGGTCGGCAGGGCCGGGGCTATGAGTGACTGGAGCATGGAGAACACGCCGGCACCGGTCGCGAGGACCGCGAAGGTGAGGCGCGTGGACGAGCGGGGCATGACGGACCTCTCGGAAGGACCCGGAAAGAGGAGGAGGGGCCTCGGACTGTTAAAGTGGAGGCACTCCTCCACTGTAGCGGAGGCACCCCTCCGGTTCAACCGGTTCACGCCAGGGAGGCAGCAGTGCCGGCTCAGCCGTTCCCCGTCAGCGAGATCGTCGCGGCCCAGCGCCCGGTCCGTAAGGACGCGGCCCGCAACTACGACGCGCTGCTGGCCGCCGCGCGCGAGGCGTTCGCCGAGCACGGCGCGGAGGCGTCCCTGGAGGACATCGCCCGGCGCGCGGGAGTGGGCATCGGCACCCTGTACCGGAACTTCCCGACCCGCCGGTCCCTGTTCGAGAGCGTGTACGCGGACGAGGTCAACGCGTTGTGCCGGTCGGCCGTGGAGTTCGCGGACCTGGAACCGTGGGAGGCGCTGACCGCCTGGCTGGAGCGGTTCGCCGGCTACATGGTCACCAAGCGGGCGGTGCGCGAGGCGCTGGAGGACGAGTCGGAGATCTTCCAGGCCTGCCGTGAGTCGATGT is from Streptomyces asoensis and encodes:
- a CDS encoding MFS transporter; amino-acid sequence: MPRSSTRLTFAVLATGAGVFSMLQSLIAPALPTVQHALHTSQSTATWVMTAYLLSASVFTPILGRVGDLAGKKRTLVGVLLAVLAGCLLAALAPNIGVLILARVVQGVGGALFPLSFGIIRDEFAPSRVPGSISNLSAVIAAGGGVGMVAAGPIVSALDYRWLFWIPVGIVAAATLIAVRYVPESPDRAEGRVSWLGAVLLSGWLVALLLPLSQAGGWGWGSARVIGLFALAVALFALWLRTEARSRTPLIDLRIMRLPAVWTTNLAALLFGAGMYAIWSFLPGFVQTPSTAGYGFGASVTTSGLLMLPMLLAMFVSGVLSGRLEPRVGAKALLTAGAALGAVALGFLALWHDEQWQVALVAGVFGLGIGLAFASMANLIVGSVPAGQTGAATGMNANIRTIGGSIGAAVTGVLVTGRLQPSGLPYGSGYTHGFTLLAVLCLAAALAALLVPVRRAAAPLPDPAAPQVPTAAPTPVR
- a CDS encoding TetR/AcrR family transcriptional regulator → MPAQPFPVSEIVAAQRPVRKDAARNYDALLAAAREAFAEHGAEASLEDIARRAGVGIGTLYRNFPTRRSLFESVYADEVNALCRSAVEFADLEPWEALTAWLERFAGYMVTKRAVREALEDESEIFQACRESMYAAGGPLFERTQRAGAARRDMDFGDLLRLVAGVTATAFVDDAQRDRVLAIALDGVRAGR